TGTTTTTTTGAGGGATCATCCATCCTATCAAACCCCATTCTTCTGGAGCGTTGACCTCGAAAGCGTTGACACCCGTCCCACGCGCCTCGCTGCGTGGCCTCTGCTTGATCTGACAGGTCCGGCCTTCAGCATGAGCGACTTGGACGCCTTGGCGGTcgcggagcccccccccccctacatgaTCTTCCTGGTGgtcttcctcttcttcgtcACGGGGCTGCTGGGCTTCCTGGTGTGTCACACGCTCAAGAAGAGAGGCTACCGCTGCCGCACCTGGGAGacggacgaagaggaggaggaggaggaggaggagaaggagaaggagaaggagggaaagaaggaggaAGTCAGTGCAGAAGgtaatgggggaggggggggttcggtacacacacatacacacgtagaTGTACACCATCAGCCGCACACTATGTTGTCAAAGACAAATATTTAAAAGGGCTTGAAATCAAAGAATCCACTAGcctctatataataataatattagtctgtaattaattattcagttcactttgaactttgaagAAAGTGCGATGTTCCAACTGACTCTAAAACAAATGCTTTGTAATCAAGTAGACCCATGGTGGTTTTGAAGTACCTCTTGTTTTAATTGTTTGAATAAAGGTCTGTTTACGGTCTGGGTTGTAAATGACAAACGTTGCTAGGAGTAGCCAGCAGAGGCTAATGTTCACAATATTCACAAGAAGACAAAGACCTTGTTGACGCGAGTGTTTCAACCTCTTTTAAATGACAATTAAAACTGTTGTGAGCTTCCAATGAAAAGAGACATGTTCTGCCAAGAGAATTGTTAAAGGGCAGACAGAACTTGACAAGAGGTAGACTGTCTTGTGGAAGCGTTGTCAGTTCACATGCTTAGGTTCGTTTTTCCACTAACATAAAGCGCGGGGACACAAGGGTAAACATGCCACAGCACTTTGCCCTTGAGACTGGTGGTTTCAAACGCAACCATTTCTCCCCATGCTCACAAATCATTTCACGATGGTGACGTCACAGTGCTCCGCATTGTCCTTTTCCCTACACTCCATACCAGGAGATTTATATTTTTAGGCATTTGATGAGAAGCGAGGAGCTTTTGTAAACAGAGATGGATCACTCGTGTTTTTCCAGAGCGTAGCTAGAAATAGAACATTGTGTTACATTTCGGTGGGCTAACTCTGCCGCATAACAAATGGGCTATTCAGTTCATACTTAGACTTGCTCTCAAAGCGTGGATCTTAATTACTCAATTCTTCTTTGTGTTCCAGATGATGACGAAGACAACCAGGACACAGTGGAGCAAATCCTCAAATGTATTATTGAAAATGAAGGTAAGAGTTGGCCTTAATCACACCGGGAGCTGGTGTCTCTGATTCTGCTCTGTTCTACCGTTGGTTAACTAATGAGTCccctgatgataatgatgataatgataatgataatgattcGAACAGCAGCATCATTGTGGTCTGAAGAGATGGATTCATGCTGTGCCGTGATATTGAATGAATGCTTGAAAGCAGCCTCTTGTTTCCCCAGCCAACATGGAGGCCTTTAAGGAGATGCTGGGGAACCAGAACGTGTGTGCTCTCCACGACCCCAGGTCAGACTTTACCACGACGTCATACTCCGCTCCGAAGCCTGTGgttacaatgcaatacaattacTTCTGATAGAAAACAGTGATTCTTATATAGTGACACTAAgcttaatatatataaataaatatcggaTTATGATTGCCAAATCATGTGGAATGGAGAATTTTGGGGGCATTTATGCACAAATTATGCACAAGAAATCCATTGGCGTGGCGACAATTGGTCGCATGAACATATTCAACCAAGTGCTTAATCAGCAGCATATAAACCACTTAATATGCATGCGATAGCATGTTATACAGGGGAGTCATATAATTCAAACAAACGTGGCGTTCTGCTTTAAGCGGCCCAGTTTCCGTCCATTGTTGTCCGTTcctttttattctttctttgtaTACATGTGTTGCATATCATCTTTGTGTTCAATGCAGGTGAAACGATCTTGCTTTGTGTTGAGTTCCTCCCCACCAGCCCGTAACTCCAAGGTCTATTTATCAGGCCATTATATTAGTTACAGGTGTTAAAGAATACTTTACCTGGGTTTTCTCACGGTGCTGCTGCAATCGgatctcgctcgctctcgctcttgctctcgctctcgctctcgctctcgctctctctctcgctctctctctcgctctcgctctcgctctcgctctctcgctctcgctctcgctctcgctctctcgctctcgctctctcgctctcgctctcgctctcgctctcgctctctctctctctctcgctctcgctctcgctctcgctctctcgctctcgctctcgctctcgctctcgctctctcgctctcgctctcgctctcgctctcgctctcgctctctctctcgctctcgctctctctctcgctctcgctctcgctctctcgctctcgctctcgctctcgctctcgctctctcgctctcgctcgctctctcgctctcgctctcgctctcgctctcgctctcgctctctcgctctcgctctcgctctctcgctctcgctctcgctctctcgctctcgctctctcgctcgctctctcgctctcgctctcgctctcgctctctcgctctcgctctcgctctcgctctcgctctcgctctctcgctctctcgctctcgctctcgctctcgctctcgctctctctcgctctctcgctctcgctctctcgctctctcgctctcgctctcgctctcgctctctcgctctcgctctcgctctctctctctctctctctctctctctctctcgctctcgctctctctctcgctctcgctctcgctctcgctctcctgcaTTAGTTGACTGCAGCCCCACCTACACGACAGGGTGTGCCTCACACTCATTGGCAGCTTATACATCACGACCCAGGCTCAATGCACAGAGTCTTCCTTTACCCTTGGTACCTGTTTAGGAGTCTTCCTATACTCTTGGTACCTGTTTAGTGTTTAGGAGTCTTCCTATACTCTTGGTACCTGTTTAGTGTTTAGGAGTCTTCCTATACTCTTGGTACCTGTTTAGTGTTTAGGAGTCTTCCTATACTCTTGGTACCTGTTTAGGAGGCTTCTATACCCTTGGAACCTGTTTAGGAGGCTTCTATACCCTTGATACTTGTTTTGGAGGCGTTCTTGTTCGTTACCTACTAGGTGAATTTGAGCCACAGTTACCAGGTTGCATCGTGTGCAAAAAGGTCACATTGGAACTACGTCTATTACTATGAGAATTAGTAGTTAGGCAAAGAAACACAAGCGATTTTAAAGATTAACTTAATTTGGTTTGGCATAGTTAAGATGTTTCCTATGCTTCCTAATTACTGGAACAAACCTACGCCACCATATTGCCTATATTTTCCTCCTATTTAGGTTTAGGTTGTTGACTTTGCTTAAAGTGTAGATTTTTAAAGTGCCCAGGTCTGCCCAAGGGGTTGATTGctctccgtctgtgtgtttctctctcttctcttccttgTCTCTCAGTCAGAACCCCGATAAGATAACTAAAAATACACcgtttaaatatgttttatttaagtgGTATTATACACTGCAACAGGATTTAGCGCATTTACACAAAAAGAACAGTCGGCAGCTCTCAAATACATGATCAGAAGAAAACGATAGCAATGAAGTCCCAATCTAGAAAGACGTGTGTGGCCCTTTAAATCCCCCCCactgaggcggggggggggggggctgtcattTTGCTGACTCATCCCTGGCAGGGTGCCTCTGCTGAGTCAAGGTTATGATATATTTATGCTCCGGTACAGTTTTTGTCATGTGGAGGGACAATGTCTCCTATGGTGGATTTATTGACCCCCCCAGTGATGTAAGATATAGCCATAGAGCTATACTAAGATATATACTTGCGTACTCTGCATAATCTCATATTCGATAAAGTATCAAAAGTCAAGTACTAAGTCATCCTTCATGTGAAGATACAGATTCAAAATATGCCTTGAAATGTTGAAGAGCAAATTAATAAGAGTCCTCCAGAGTAGAATTACATAAAGTACAAGTAGCACAGAAAGGTAATTAAGTATGATTGTTGTCTCAAAGTATATCTTTCGGCAATAGATTTTTCTCTTACATATAAATTAACAAAACTGAATACGAtacattgtgtgtatatatatatatatatatatatatatatattacttatagatatatatcatatgtatagatatacacTATAACCCTTGCTGTTGTGGCAGTTTTTCTGGCGGTTATTTATAGAAACAATAAACAAGGACAAGGCTCTCAGTCAAAGTCATTGGGAGGTCTTAGCTGGAAACTGATCTGTTTGTGTTAGCGGTGACGCATCGAGCTAGCAACACGCCAGCGCAGCCTCTTTATGTTAACATGAATCACCTTCCAAATCACGCACCCACTGGAGCCGTTCATCCACACGCATTCCGTGTGCTGTGGCGATCCCCAGGTTGCTGCGGAAGGAGTCCCTCGGCGGCgtccctccccaccaccacacggTGCATTCTGGGAGCGACCGGAACTCGTGTCACCTGTGTGCCCAGGGCCGCGTGAAGAAGGGCCGGCGCCGCAGCCGCACCCCCAAGCCCAAGAAACCCGGGGAGCAGACGGTGTTCTCCGTCGGCAGGTAGGGCCGGCCCGCTGGTCGTTAGCGGTGAATGTGGTCGTGGTGTAGGGTTCGATAATAGAGGCACAGACCCTTTCTCAGAGGTGTCATCGTAGGTGAAACACAGGTCTTGCTCATCACAGGTCTTGCTCATCACACTAGCTATCAGCTTTTTAATGTAACAGGGCGAGGGTAGTTATCTTCACAACTTCTGTCTGCTAGCCGTGTCTTGGTACATAGCAGACCTACTCTTTGAGGGACACTGTGTCTTACAAAGACGCCTCTCTGAAAAGGCTCTTATCTCTTAATATTCTTGATCAAATCTTTTGGAAACATAACGGGAACAGTGCAAAGAAGTGgaccattattattatgtgaATAACATAATGATATATACAGTCCATACATACGTTCTATCGGTTACAGGGTCTATATCCTTCAAGATCTTTCACGCAGTTTATCAGTACACAGTACACAGGAAAGCAATTTGAAAAGCAGATGCATCATGCAAGACAAAGAAATGAATGCAATGGTTATATTTATCACCATATCAAATTTTGTGTTGCTATGTCACTCTTCCATGAGGGCCTAGATCATAAGATATGATGAATAACTGACATTCAGTTTAgtgattgaaaaaaaaacaatccttcattcttgtgatgtgtgttcgTCCTTTAGATTCCGGGTGATCCACACGGACAAGAAGCTCCAAGGAAGCCCTAATCCAATGGCCGACTCCGGCGACCAACTGAATCAATCGCAAGACAGCAAGGATCCAAAGGACGGCGCTGAGGACCCCAAGGAAGGGGGCTTCAACCTGAGGAACATGTTCAAGGATGTCAAGCAGCCCGCGGAGAGCTCCAACGGGGCCGTCCCAAACCCGGGCAAACGCAGGAAGAGCCTGACCATATTCGGCCTGGGGAGGCGCGGAAGTGACCCGGCGGGGCTGAAGATGGCGTCCCTTCCTGGGGGACGGGTTTTCGGAGGTCTGAGGGAGGGCGGAGTGAAGTTCTCGAAGCAGGCGCCCGTAGTGTTTGAGGAACAGCTGCCGACGTGCCCGGAAACCGACTCTGTGACAGAGGTCCCTTACTCCGTGCCCCTGAAGGGTATCACCGAGGCTGGCTCTCCGAGCCCCCGCGGCCTCGAGCCTCCGGACGGGCCGACGACAGAGCCCTCAGTGGGTGCCGCGGCTCAAGAGACCCCCGTCCCCAGCTCCTTAGCCATTCCCACCTCTCTCCCAACCCGACGAACATTACAAAGCCCTTCCCCCGGGACGGCAAGGGAGGAGAAGAAGTCGGCGGAGGTGTACTCACCTGGGCCACAACAGACCTCGACACCCATAGCCCCCGGCTTTGGAGTCGCTTCCGGGCCGACgccttctgctgctgcccctcaACGCACGGCCTCTTCCAGTGAAGGTCTTCTACCCAGCGGTACTCTACCCAGCCCCTACTCGATATCCAGCCTGGACGCAGATCCGGGCATCGGAGGGAGCCTAGCCTCCATGACCCTTGGCTTGTCTCCTACCTCACTCTTCCCGGTCCAAACCACGTCCCCGGCGTCACTGAGAACGCCTACCTCAAGTGCAGTGTTCGCACAGAGCCTCACCCCGCCGCCACATGACTCAAGAAACGCCCCCACGGAGCCAGTCAAAACTCCCTCAGCCTCCCCTGCTTTGAAGCACAGCCCTCAACTGACCTCCGTCTTGAGTAGGTCTAACCAATCTCCTACCGCTTCTTTAAGCCTCGGTAGGATCCCTAGCCCATTACTAGCCCGCACCCCTTCTCCTGCGCTCACCCTGACCACAAACGCCAGTGCCATGTCCCCCTCTCCAACCCCTTCTGCTATCCTCTCTCCGGGGTCTTCCCAGACCTCACCACGTGACGCTTTGCCTCATGTTAGAGGAAGGTTCACTAGTGTGGCCTCTCCTGCCTCGGAACCCGACCAGCTCCCGTGTGTATCCGCAGGAGATGTTCACAGTGCTTCTCTGGCTTCCCCTTCTGCCCCGCTGGGTAAGGACGGACCGAGCAGTCGACCCGTGTCTCCAGGGCAGTCACGCTCCCCGTCCTTGCCCCAAGAGGGAAGAATGAGTAGTGTGTCCATTGTCAAAGCTAGCCCAGATAGAAAAAGGGAATTTTCTGTGGTGACTatgctggaggaggaagagccttCTATTTTGACAACAAAAGAAGAGACCGGAGAGACTTCTGACCTTAAGAAGGACTTGGAAAAAGTTGATATTAGGTCAACTGTCACTAAGACAGGATACTCTTCAGTTTCAGGGTCTGTACAAACTACGACGCTGGACAAAGAGCTTTCTACAGTGCTTGTAGTGCCATCGGTGAGCCAAGGAAAGGATGACATTGTAGAGATGAAAGATCTACAAGAGGTTGTACAGGATGATAACTAACAGGGAATTAAGACATGATGGGCCGCCAACATAGAAGACCAGGACTGACAACCGTGTGTTGCATTGCAAGTGAAGGAACAGAGTGGAATAAATAGAAGGCTGACCCTGAACAACACTATTAATCACAGCAGAAGAAACAGATAACTCATCTCGTGGGAAcaagggtgtgtgggggggggggggggggaattaataTATTGCTTCCGATGGAGATGGAAGCAGCTAAACGAtgaaaagtaaacaatgtatCCCACATAATCatgtattttataaaatgtttatttaacaATGCTATGTAACACTGGTGAGGGTTGTTGTGAGTACGAGCCGCCTGGCTGGCCAGCAGATTTAGGCTCTTTAAAGCTCTTACGTCTGCCACTAGCTGCTAGCTTAGAGAGCTAATATGAGCTTCTTTGACCAAAAGTTGGAGCTATGGGGCTCACAACACTGTGAGTGCTCTGTAATGAATAACGACATAACCATGGTGCTCATTTATCAATATGTAAATGCAGTGATAGCATTGTGAGTGCTGGCACTGGTGTTCTTATGTATTGATAATCTTGTCTGAACAATTGAAGCTAGTTTTAAATTATTAAAGCATATCTAACCCCAGTATAGCTTAACACATACCTATCAGAGGATCTGTTACTCCAACTAGTTTAACCTATAACTGCTACAAATAGTTCAGCTTTTACTGCTCACATGGGACATAAACAAACAATGTGTATGTTTCCCCTGAAACATCAATCTGGTAAATGTGTAGGTCACCATTGCGaatgtattgtacatttaaCACTGAGCCACAATTAAGTCTCAATTGGAAAACTTGCCAAGTCCTGTTATTCCAAAAGGACCACATTGGTCTGTGATATGAGTATAGCCAGGCTATATAGCAAGGCCAAAGAGGTCTTCCCAATATTTTTCTGTTTGTCCGCTAATTTTATCATAACATAATCCAGTATCCAGACTTAAAAATCAACACTTAAACTGCTAAGAGTCTTTTCTGGAAAAAGTACTCCTCAACGATATTTGGTGGATCGGCCATATTTGTTCATTTTCATTACTTTTTGGATGTTTTCTTTTGCCATTTAATGTAATTTTAGATCTCTGCTAAATTGACCGCAAATTGCTATGGCAACAGCTAAAAGGAGGGAACAACCATGGAGTATTATGAGTTATTGTGAAATAATTATCGAAGAATTCCAAACATGTGAGCATGGACAGAACTAAACTTGCTAAATGAAATAAAGGACCTCAAAATTGGCAGTTGAAAATAGAATCATTGAGAAATTGTGGCAGATAAAAATATTCAAGACATTCCAATGAAATATCTGGTGTTTATGTCATATAATTGCATTATGTGTAGATGACGTGGCTAGCGGGGTTCTTATCCCAATTCAAGATGCTGAATTAGTTTTAAATGCTATAAACTTGTCCATCTATGTCATGCTGTAACACAAACCTGTTCTTTTTTTGCAAACAAAAGGAAAGGCCAGCAATCAACAGTAGGGCTGAGGACAAGGACTGAGTTCACTATTCAACCTATTATACGTCTGTATAGAAATTGTCTTCACAAGCCCTCTATTCTACACTTTTGATGTAAGTCTCTTGCAAGGCAACACTTGGTGTTTTATGATTCTCAGGAAGGGTCCGAGAATAGGGCAAGGTACTATAACTCCAAGTATAATCTGGTTGATAagcaacacataaacaaacgTCTCTTTGTaaactgtgaatgtgtgtgcctgcaatTTAGCAATCTGTAATCTGTCGATGTTTGAGGATGGAGTCACATGAACAAAcatttctttttaaattatttttttaagcctCATGGTTTGAACATCGCACCTTTACTTAATCGTAAATGTACAAGTAAACACACGCATACCAGCAATTTGGATTCATTTAAGCTGTAGGTTTAGTGAGTGTAATATCACAGTATTATCAGGGTGTCGTTGCTACAACATCAGATGTCTTTTGGTGTCAGGAGTTGGTGAAGAGGGTGTCTTGTAGGGAACCGTCATTACTGAGGTTGGACGTCATACAGTTTCCCAGCCTTTCTAGAGAAATCCTGACATTAGTCTCTTTTAGCCTGCCGTCAGAATTTGTATGCGTTTCCTTTCTCTTAAAGGTATTTTTATGCTGCCAGCAAACATCAAACAAAAAAGCTATAGTTACGTTTTATACTTGTATGGCGAAAATGTAATTCCTCCTGACATCTTTGGATTTATTTCATGTTGGTATTCTGGCTCTGTGTCTGCATCACTATCAATATCTAACTTCTACACAATGTCTCTCTTAAGTGGTGGTACCTTTACATAATGGGTCGTTTAAAGCAGCTCTAGGGGAAAAGGATTGATGCAGAAGGCACTTTTCTTACGCAGTATATATTGAAAGCCATTGGAACACTGAGATTATAAGGAAtgaaaagtcatatttgtgtgCTTTATTAGAAATCATTAGAATAGCTTTCTTTTCTTTGTGCGAGTGGATACACATTTGGGGGGTAATAATCACACGTGAGGCACATGCACCACAGTCACATGTACAGTACACTCAGAACCCAGGAGGGCCGTTTCCCAGGGCCACCGTGGTAGTAGTAGACAAACAGCCGTAGGTGATCCCTGTGTTTGTCCTCGATGAAGCGTCTGGGATCGGCTCTGTATTCCCGTGCTGTGTTCACTGAGATATGAAGGGAAGGCTCACTTCATCTAGAAACAGGGTTATCCAAGGATTTAACCTTTAGCACAATGTTCACAATACACTCAGCAATAACGTAAAGATTTAACGCTGTTGAACATGACTAtaatatgttttatgttttgtcACAATGAAAGGAATTACATTATCAAGTCCACCTTTTTCGTGTCGATGTCAATATGCAATATACGTTTTGCTTTCGATTATGGAAACATGTTGGAACCTCCAGATTAAATTGTCAAGATATTGAACACAATGAATCTGTGGTAATAATAAAGTGATTCTGATTAATCTGGACACTTTGGATTGGAAATGGATTAAAGAAATAAGAGAAATGTGCAGATCTGATCCTTTTCATGAGTATGGGTGCTTTCTGTTCACACGACCCACAGCTGTATTCATCTACAAAGACTGCAAGCAATCTGTCCAATATGTAATCAATTCAGCCTTCAGCTGGGATATTGGACACTATATCTCAGCCCATGGTTACCGCTATCGAACCGAGTGATTGATATTCACTTTGACCGTGCCTTGTGTAATATGTACCATATTGAGCAAGGTGATTTTAATGAGCTCACAGTAACGGTAGTCTCAGCCTCTTCCTTTAAGTTGCTCTCCGTCAACATGAGAGTCCTGCTGAACGTCTCTGAAAGAGGGAAGGGAGTCTGATCTGATGAGGGATCTCTGTGGCGGAAGGAAGAGGGAGGCAGTTGTGTTATTAATTGacttgaaaaatatatttttggtttatttattttaacaggTTGGTGTCATTTAGTTTCAACATCTCTGGCTTCATTACTATCTATGCTGACAAGTACCAGTAGGGGTCGCTCAGCAGCAAACTGGACGCAAACCAAgccattattaataatataaacaGTTGTTATAATAGACGGTAAGGGTCGAAAAAGTCTAACAATAAGAGTGTCATCATCAAGGCAATAATAACTTAAAGATGAGCTTCATCGTCTGTTCACAGTATGCAATAAGCGTTTTTTTTGTGAAAATGTCCTGAGGGTTTAAGGTGTTTGCAAACTAATTTCTTCTTTGCAAAATCCAAAGACCAAAGCTTTACTGTAGGAacattattaaaataaaaacacagttTTATTGATAGACAGTAACAGTCAGTTCTCTAACATTTTTACTAGCATCAAAGATATACTGATTGTGCCAAGTCAAACCCGTATAAATAATGATCATTCAGTGGCCCATGAATGGGCAGCGAGACCACTCAAACTGTCAGGTGTTCCAGGAAGCTTTTTACTGTCTGGAAACCGGTTATATTTTCAGGCATCAAAGATAGGGGATAGTAACCTCCAAACCATCGCTATGATGTGATGAATGGCACCTGTGAATACCAGACACGCATTGCTGTAAGTaccatttcaatgaaatgggAATAAAAACAACGAGAAAAAAATGATGATAATAAATATTACAACTCACTCAATGTGTCTCCTGTGCTTGTTCCCCTTACACAACCTCGTCATATACCGAGGAGTGATTGGACTCAATGACAGTTGCAGTGAGTTCGGAATATTTAGTTTACTCCGTAAACGTGTCTTTGGGGCGTTCATCGTGGAAGGAGGCCCAGTGTCTTTAGGCCCAATGTCTTTAGGCCCAGTGTATttagggccagggccaggccaGTGTCTTTAGGGCCAGGGCCAGTGTcttcctacctacaaaataggaactacttagatcggctgtgccagtgcattgagcaaatcaaagactggatgtgccgaaacttccttcagctaaatgacAAAACCGAgaaaattgtatttggtgctaaaacggaaaggcttaaagttacccaacaccttcaccttctgtgccagaaatctaggggttatcatgaattcagatttacatttcgacacatcaaatcagttacaaaatctgcatatcaTCACCTTAAAAACGTAGTatgacttagagggctcatgtcgaCCAATTACTTACAAAAACGTgcacatgcctttatcactagtaagcttgatttcTGCAATGGTCTACTTACTggtctcccaaaaaaaaaatcttctacCAAAGActaaaaaatttgaacatattacactaattcttaaatcgttacattagcttcctgtaggtcagagaattgattttaaaatcatgttgctaacctataaatccctacatggtttagggaCAAAATATTTAGCTGATATGCTTCCACAACATAAGCTTTCTAGACAACTAAGAtattctgagaccaatctgttaattatccccagagtaaaaacgaaacatgggaaagcaggatttagttactatgcaacaaatagctggaataaactccctgaggtttcaagacttgccccaactctgaccacttttaaaaaaagtcttaagaattttaactttgcctttattttctatttttaccagagaatacatgatctgataccagagagactgttgaagggataagggtttgagtcctgagttctgtctgggtcagagtcctagaatccgggtcgagtcccagagaaaggaccaagttcctttaggtcgggttggagtcccgatgTAGGTACCAGAGAGATACATGAACTttgaagggtttgagacccgggttctgtctgggttagagtccttgAATCCGGGTAGGAGTCCCAGAATCTGGGCTgcagtcccagagaaaggaccaagttcctttaggtcgggttggagtcccgacgtgggtactAGAGAGACTgctgatctgatcttaaatacattgcactttctaaaatgcttttttagCTTTgcctgtatttttcttttactatttttttctttcacttatcgattattttattttattgcatgacaatgtttgtgaatgtgaagcactttgagtctgcatCATGTATGAATAgagctatataaataaagttgcctagCCTTGCCTTCAGGGCCAGGGTCTTCAGGGCCAGTATCTGTAGGCCCAGTGTC
The window above is part of the Gadus macrocephalus chromosome 10, ASM3116895v1 genome. Proteins encoded here:
- the rell2 gene encoding RELT-like protein 2 encodes the protein MSDLDALAVAEPPPPYMIFLVVFLFFVTGLLGFLVCHTLKKRGYRCRTWETDEEEEEEEEEKEKEKEGKKEEVSAEDDDEDNQDTVEQILKCIIENEANMEAFKEMLGNQNVCALHDPRLLRKESLGGVPPHHHTVHSGSDRNSCHLCAQGRVKKGRRRSRTPKPKKPGEQTVFSVGRFRVIHTDKKLQGSPNPMADSGDQLNQSQDSKDPKDGAEDPKEGGFNLRNMFKDVKQPAESSNGAVPNPGKRRKSLTIFGLGRRGSDPAGLKMASLPGGRVFGGLREGGVKFSKQAPVVFEEQLPTCPETDSVTEVPYSVPLKGITEAGSPSPRGLEPPDGPTTEPSVGAAAQETPVPSSLAIPTSLPTRRTLQSPSPGTAREEKKSAEVYSPGPQQTSTPIAPGFGVASGPTPSAAAPQRTASSSEGLLPSGTLPSPYSISSLDADPGIGGSLASMTLGLSPTSLFPVQTTSPASLRTPTSSAVFAQSLTPPPHDSRNAPTEPVKTPSASPALKHSPQLTSVLSRSNQSPTASLSLGRIPSPLLARTPSPALTLTTNASAMSPSPTPSAILSPGSSQTSPRDALPHVRGRFTSVASPASEPDQLPCVSAGDVHSASLASPSAPLGKDGPSSRPVSPGQSRSPSLPQEGRMSSVSIVKASPDRKREFSVVTMLEEEEPSILTTKEETGETSDLKKDLEKVDIRSTVTKTGYSSVSGSVQTTTLDKELSTVLVVPSVSQGKDDIVEMKDLQEVVQDDN